One genomic region from Terriglobus aquaticus encodes:
- a CDS encoding GH92 family glycosyl hydrolase, which yields MFRIGRLVRVGLCFAIAASGVLAQVAQQDRAGEVDPFIGTSNGGNTFPGATLPFGMVQFSPEASPVNAKRMIASPGGYEFESKQLRGFSLTHVEGWGCAGGSGDVPMLPITEAVTDSPSKDFRFQYAVGFSHAQEKASPGLYQVSMANGVDVALTSGLRFGMAQLQFPTGKAANLLVRTSDSAVGSTASTTHIDRATNTIMGSVTSGNFCGYIGTEDRRSYYTLYFAAHFDKQFRSTGSWHDGTVQANSETAEGGTGYGAKGFPETGHGSGVWVGFEPGAMVHARIGISYVSLANAEANLKAESSESTTFDSVAAKARAEWNRRLNQIEVTGGTADQRRVFSTALYHSLQTPTTYNDSNGEYTGMDGKVHRLAAGQRTEYANFSGWDVYRSQVQLVTWLDPKVGSDIAQSLMNQSVEDGGRWDRWTHLSGATHVMNGDPAAPSVAGIWAFGGRDFDAKAALASLVHAAEVPTAQDLSHDGCPVECVGQRPGLDQYLKLHYIPIGAPAWGASADTLEDATADFSLSALAGHLGDRALQQRFVERAQYWRNLWNPKAAPDGGYIMNRNADGTWPATDVDEDNDSDGKRKPFTPSTGAGFVEGSAAQYVWMVPFNVAGLFDQMGGRETATARLDRFFYEGGKPAVTKAGPTHAELDNEPSIGTPWLYNYARQPWKTQQLVRQVLNTIWLPEPKGLPGNDDLGEMSSWAVFAYLGVYPAIPGRAELVVGSPSFPRAVVHRPAGDVVIEAPAASAADFYVQGLKVNGKAASKTWLPENFALQGGTLRFDLGAAPNENWGSHAGDEPPSFEAGRSR from the coding sequence ATGTTTCGAATTGGCAGGTTGGTACGTGTCGGGCTTTGCTTCGCGATTGCGGCGAGTGGTGTGCTGGCGCAGGTGGCACAGCAGGATCGCGCGGGTGAGGTCGATCCGTTCATTGGGACCTCGAACGGTGGCAACACGTTTCCGGGGGCGACGCTGCCGTTTGGCATGGTGCAGTTCAGTCCGGAGGCTTCGCCGGTGAATGCGAAGCGGATGATTGCGTCGCCGGGCGGGTATGAGTTTGAGTCGAAGCAGTTGCGCGGATTCAGCCTGACGCACGTGGAGGGCTGGGGCTGCGCGGGCGGGTCGGGCGATGTGCCGATGCTGCCGATCACGGAGGCGGTGACGGACTCGCCTTCGAAGGACTTCCGCTTCCAGTACGCGGTGGGGTTCAGCCACGCGCAGGAGAAGGCGTCGCCGGGGCTGTACCAGGTGTCGATGGCAAACGGTGTGGACGTTGCGCTGACGAGCGGTCTGCGCTTTGGCATGGCGCAGCTGCAGTTTCCTACCGGCAAGGCTGCGAACCTGCTGGTACGGACGTCGGACTCGGCGGTCGGGTCGACGGCGTCGACGACGCACATCGATCGCGCGACGAACACGATCATGGGTTCGGTGACGAGCGGCAACTTCTGCGGCTACATCGGCACGGAGGATCGGCGATCGTACTACACGCTGTACTTTGCGGCGCACTTCGACAAGCAGTTTCGCTCGACCGGTTCGTGGCATGACGGCACGGTGCAGGCGAACAGTGAGACGGCGGAGGGCGGAACGGGCTACGGCGCGAAGGGCTTTCCGGAGACGGGTCATGGCTCGGGCGTGTGGGTCGGCTTTGAGCCCGGCGCGATGGTGCATGCGCGCATTGGCATCAGCTATGTGAGCCTGGCGAACGCGGAAGCGAACCTGAAGGCAGAGAGCAGCGAGAGCACGACCTTCGACAGTGTGGCTGCAAAGGCGCGTGCGGAGTGGAACCGCCGGTTGAACCAGATCGAGGTGACCGGTGGCACGGCCGATCAGCGCAGGGTGTTTTCGACGGCGCTGTACCACTCGCTGCAAACGCCGACCACATACAACGACAGCAACGGCGAGTACACGGGCATGGACGGCAAGGTGCATCGGCTTGCCGCGGGGCAGCGGACGGAGTACGCGAACTTCTCCGGCTGGGACGTGTACCGTTCGCAGGTGCAACTGGTGACGTGGCTGGACCCGAAGGTGGGCAGCGACATTGCGCAGAGCCTGATGAACCAGTCGGTGGAGGATGGCGGGCGGTGGGATCGGTGGACGCACCTGAGCGGAGCGACGCACGTGATGAACGGCGATCCGGCGGCACCGTCGGTTGCGGGCATCTGGGCGTTTGGCGGGCGTGACTTCGACGCAAAGGCTGCGCTGGCTTCGCTGGTGCATGCGGCGGAGGTGCCGACCGCGCAGGACCTGAGCCACGATGGCTGCCCGGTGGAGTGCGTGGGGCAGCGGCCGGGCCTGGACCAGTACCTGAAGCTGCACTACATCCCGATTGGCGCGCCGGCGTGGGGCGCGAGTGCCGACACGCTGGAGGATGCAACGGCGGACTTCAGCCTGTCCGCGCTGGCCGGGCACCTGGGCGACAGGGCCTTGCAGCAGCGCTTTGTGGAGCGCGCGCAGTACTGGCGCAACCTGTGGAACCCGAAGGCCGCGCCGGATGGTGGGTACATCATGAACCGCAACGCCGACGGCACATGGCCGGCGACGGACGTGGACGAGGACAACGACAGCGACGGCAAGCGCAAGCCGTTTACGCCGTCGACCGGTGCGGGATTTGTTGAGGGCTCGGCGGCGCAGTACGTGTGGATGGTGCCGTTCAACGTGGCCGGTCTGTTCGACCAGATGGGTGGGCGCGAGACCGCGACGGCGCGGCTGGACCGCTTCTTTTACGAGGGTGGCAAGCCGGCGGTGACCAAGGCCGGGCCGACGCATGCGGAGCTGGACAACGAGCCTTCGATCGGCACGCCGTGGCTGTACAACTACGCGCGGCAGCCGTGGAAGACGCAGCAGTTGGTGCGGCAGGTGTTGAACACGATCTGGTTGCCGGAGCCGAAGGGTTTGCCGGGGAACGATGACCTGGGCGAGATGTCGTCGTGGGCGGTTTTTGCGTACCTGGGCGTGTATCCGGCGATCCCGGGGCGGGCGGAGCTGGTGGTTGGCAGTCCCAGCTTCCCGCGCGCGGTGGTGCATCGGCCTGCGGGCGATGTGGTGATCGAGGCTCCTGCGGCGAGTGCGGCGGACTTCTACGTGCAGGGGCTGAAGGTGAACGGCAAGGCGGCGAGTAAGACGTGGCTGCCGGAGAACTTTGCGCTGCAAGGTGGCACGCTGCGGTTCGACCTGGGCGCTGCGCCGAATGAGAACTGGGGCAGCCATGCGGGGGATGAGCCGCCTTCGTTTGAGGCGGGACGTTCGCGGTAA
- a CDS encoding isoaspartyl peptidase/L-asparaginase family protein produces MKKLVAVALCLAGVFAAAVPCSAQAKKPWLVEVHGGAGDMARANTSPAQEKAIRAVMAEAANAAGKVLDGGGSSVDAVETGIRILEDSGLFDSGKGAILNAAGFSELDAAIMDGKNLKAGSVAAVRTSPHPITLARAVMDKTPHVMIVGSGADEFLASIHGEQVQPRYFWDEGKWQALVDQLKHEGKPVPARPAFAPAAPAGGGGKALVHVTAPGFDEAVMVPPVWSGSGRHYGTVGVVAMDRSGNLAAGTSTGGSQGKLPGRVGDSPILGAGTYAANESCAVSATGVGEYFMRLTIARDVCALVQYKGLKLKAAADEVIHTRLKQLDGVGGLIAIAPDGQAAWSFNTPGMNRARLREGGKVEVVLYDDQP; encoded by the coding sequence ATGAAGAAGCTGGTTGCGGTAGCGCTGTGCCTTGCTGGAGTGTTTGCGGCTGCAGTTCCCTGCTCTGCGCAGGCGAAGAAGCCGTGGCTGGTCGAGGTGCATGGCGGCGCTGGCGATATGGCTCGCGCGAACACCTCGCCGGCGCAGGAGAAGGCGATTCGCGCCGTGATGGCCGAGGCTGCGAACGCGGCGGGCAAGGTGCTGGACGGTGGCGGATCGTCGGTCGACGCGGTGGAGACGGGCATCCGCATTCTGGAAGACTCGGGGCTGTTCGATTCGGGCAAGGGCGCGATTCTGAACGCGGCCGGCTTCAGCGAGCTGGACGCCGCGATCATGGATGGCAAGAACCTGAAGGCCGGATCGGTGGCGGCGGTGCGCACGTCGCCGCACCCGATCACGCTGGCTCGCGCGGTGATGGATAAGACGCCGCACGTGATGATCGTGGGAAGCGGCGCCGACGAGTTTCTGGCCAGCATTCATGGTGAGCAGGTACAGCCGCGCTACTTCTGGGACGAGGGCAAGTGGCAGGCCCTGGTGGACCAGTTGAAGCACGAGGGCAAGCCTGTGCCGGCGCGTCCGGCGTTCGCTCCGGCTGCGCCCGCGGGCGGGGGGGGCAAGGCATTGGTGCATGTGACTGCGCCCGGCTTCGATGAGGCGGTGATGGTGCCGCCGGTGTGGAGCGGGAGTGGCCGGCACTACGGCACGGTGGGCGTGGTGGCGATGGATCGCAGCGGCAATCTGGCGGCGGGAACCTCGACCGGCGGATCGCAGGGCAAGCTGCCGGGGCGCGTGGGCGACTCGCCGATCCTCGGCGCGGGTACGTATGCGGCGAACGAGTCCTGCGCGGTGTCGGCCACGGGTGTGGGCGAGTACTTTATGCGCCTGACCATCGCCCGCGATGTGTGTGCGCTGGTGCAGTACAAGGGCTTGAAGTTGAAGGCGGCGGCGGACGAGGTGATCCACACGCGGCTGAAGCAGTTGGACGGCGTGGGCGGGCTGATTGCGATAGCGCCGGATGGGCAGGCGGCATGGAGTTTCAACACGCCGGGGATGAATCGCGCGCGGTTGCGCGAGGGCGGCAAGGTTGAGGTTGTGCTGTATGACGATCAGCCTTGA
- a CDS encoding copper homeostasis protein CutC, giving the protein MRPTFELCAETLEACEAARLGGADRVELCVNLHLDGTTPPDAMIAAAVERSGLPVHVLVRPEADDFVYRPAVFARIREGIVRAKELGAAGVVVGVLNEDRTVAVHAMRELVELASPLPVEFHRAFDRTPDLFAALEDVIATGCARVLTSGGAPDVIAGAAVLDALVRQAAGRIAIAAGGGLRVSNVGALQKAWTGQHYHGSLGGAADGVQVLAKRVRDLRAELAH; this is encoded by the coding sequence ATGCGTCCTACGTTTGAACTGTGTGCGGAGACGCTGGAGGCGTGCGAGGCGGCGCGGCTGGGTGGAGCGGATCGCGTGGAGTTGTGCGTGAACCTGCATCTGGACGGGACGACTCCGCCGGATGCGATGATTGCGGCTGCGGTGGAGCGGTCGGGTTTGCCGGTGCATGTGCTGGTGCGGCCGGAGGCGGATGACTTTGTGTATCGGCCTGCGGTGTTTGCGCGCATTCGCGAAGGGATTGTGCGCGCGAAGGAACTGGGCGCGGCGGGCGTGGTGGTCGGGGTCCTGAATGAGGATCGCACCGTGGCGGTGCACGCGATGCGCGAGCTGGTGGAGTTGGCGTCGCCGTTACCGGTGGAGTTTCATCGAGCGTTCGACCGGACTCCGGATCTGTTCGCTGCGCTGGAAGATGTGATCGCAACAGGATGTGCGCGCGTGCTGACGAGCGGCGGAGCGCCTGACGTGATTGCGGGTGCGGCGGTGCTGGATGCGCTGGTGCGGCAGGCGGCGGGGCGTATCGCGATTGCAGCGGGCGGAGGCTTGCGCGTGAGCAATGTGGGCGCGCTGCAAAAGGCGTGGACGGGGCAGCACTATCACGGGTCACTGGGCGGAGCGGCGGACGGTGTGCAGGTCCTTGCGAAGCGGGTGCGTGATCTGCGCGCCGAACTGGCGCATTGA
- a CDS encoding Jag family protein: MQDLASAAKQVAELLKLLTNPGGLRLKYRIVAGAGAADPDGLEDRLIYVDISGPDAYLLTDRDGEMLRALEHIAAKMLQLEPDEHDRVSFDAEGFKAERAADLRDMAERGVKYVRDRERPYSFDPMSSRERRLLHLILKQHEDLRTESSGEGPRRFVVLYPKDMPTRENNSSRAREIAHRFRRR, translated from the coding sequence ATGCAGGACCTTGCAAGCGCTGCCAAACAGGTTGCCGAGCTGTTGAAGCTGTTGACCAACCCGGGCGGTTTGCGCCTGAAGTACCGCATTGTGGCGGGAGCGGGAGCGGCCGATCCGGATGGGTTGGAAGACCGGCTGATCTATGTCGATATCAGCGGGCCGGATGCGTACCTGTTGACCGACCGCGATGGCGAGATGCTGCGCGCGCTGGAGCACATTGCGGCCAAGATGCTGCAGTTGGAGCCGGACGAGCACGACCGCGTGAGTTTTGACGCGGAGGGCTTCAAGGCAGAACGCGCGGCCGACCTGCGCGACATGGCGGAGCGTGGTGTGAAGTATGTGCGCGACCGCGAGCGGCCCTACAGCTTCGACCCGATGAGCAGCCGCGAGCGGCGGTTGCTGCACCTGATCCTCAAGCAGCATGAGGATCTGCGGACAGAGTCGAGCGGCGAAGGCCCGCGGCGGTTTGTGGTGCTGTATCCGAAGGACATGCCGACGCGGGAGAACAATTCGTCGCGCGCGCGGGAGATTGCGCACCGGTTCCGCCGGCGGTAG
- the mnmE gene encoding tRNA uridine-5-carboxymethylaminomethyl(34) synthesis GTPase MnmE → MPFTETIVAIATPAGRGGIAVVRLSGPEALPIALRLVRLQRDAESHRVRFGHVLDADGQVLDDALLTYFAGPHSYTGEDVVEISTHGAPVVVQTVVQLSLRAGAQLAHAGEFTERAFLNGRLDLTQAEAVRDLIDSSTVAQARLAAEQLGGSLQREVRPVKDALVMLVAVMEAGIDFAEDDLETMPSAEVETRIAALLPPLESLLRSFAHGRLLREGLRLAIVGRPNAGKSSLFNRLLERDRAIVTPIAGTTRDVISDRGAIGGLPVELLDTAGLRETDDVIERIGVERSHEAMADADLLLHVMDASAVGSGEAAELPGAVGEGAAVIRVWNKADLVAREERTAQAGAVWTSAVTGEGMEALRDEILRRAGLRGTGEGGAASHATLTNTRQRDSIARSIEALQRAVDAARMQTPHEMVLLDLYEALGALDALTGQTTADDVLNQIFSTFCIGK, encoded by the coding sequence ATGCCGTTCACGGAGACCATTGTTGCGATAGCTACCCCGGCCGGGCGCGGCGGCATCGCCGTGGTGCGGCTGAGCGGGCCGGAGGCGTTGCCGATCGCGCTGCGGCTGGTGCGGCTGCAGCGAGATGCCGAGTCGCACCGCGTTCGCTTTGGGCATGTGCTGGATGCGGATGGGCAGGTGTTGGACGATGCGCTGCTGACGTACTTTGCCGGGCCGCACAGTTATACGGGCGAGGACGTGGTGGAGATCAGCACGCATGGCGCGCCGGTGGTCGTTCAAACGGTTGTACAACTGTCGTTGCGTGCCGGGGCGCAGCTGGCGCATGCGGGCGAGTTCACGGAGCGCGCATTTCTGAATGGGCGGCTGGATTTGACGCAGGCTGAGGCGGTCCGCGACCTGATCGACAGCAGCACGGTTGCGCAGGCTAGGCTCGCGGCGGAGCAGCTGGGCGGGTCGCTGCAGCGCGAGGTGCGCCCGGTGAAGGACGCGCTGGTGATGCTGGTGGCGGTGATGGAAGCCGGTATCGACTTTGCCGAAGACGACCTGGAGACGATGCCCTCGGCAGAGGTAGAGACGCGCATTGCTGCGCTGTTGCCGCCGCTGGAGTCGCTGTTGCGGAGCTTTGCGCATGGGCGCTTGCTGCGCGAAGGTTTGCGGCTGGCGATCGTTGGCCGGCCGAATGCGGGCAAGAGTTCCCTGTTCAACCGGCTCCTGGAACGCGATCGCGCGATTGTGACGCCGATTGCGGGAACCACGCGCGATGTGATCAGCGACCGCGGGGCGATCGGCGGCTTGCCGGTGGAGTTGCTGGATACCGCGGGTCTGCGCGAGACCGATGATGTGATCGAGCGGATCGGCGTGGAGCGTTCCCACGAGGCGATGGCGGACGCGGACCTGCTGCTGCATGTGATGGATGCGAGCGCAGTTGGCAGCGGCGAGGCGGCGGAACTGCCGGGTGCGGTGGGCGAGGGTGCTGCGGTGATCCGGGTGTGGAACAAGGCCGATCTGGTGGCGCGCGAGGAGCGTACCGCGCAGGCAGGCGCGGTGTGGACGTCGGCGGTGACGGGCGAGGGCATGGAGGCGCTGCGCGACGAGATCCTGCGGCGTGCCGGTTTGCGAGGCACGGGTGAGGGCGGTGCTGCGTCACACGCCACGCTGACCAATACGCGGCAGCGTGACAGCATCGCTCGGTCGATCGAGGCGTTGCAGCGGGCGGTGGACGCGGCGCGCATGCAGACGCCACACGAGATGGTGTTGCTGGATCTGTATGAGGCCCTGGGCGCGCTGGACGCGCTGACGGGTCAGACCACGGCCGACGATGTGTTGAACCAGATCTTCAGCACGTTCTGCATCGGCAAATAG
- a CDS encoding PEP-CTERM sorting domain-containing protein, with product MRLRSLAAASAMLVFSLAAHADSFNFSFSGSTFSGSGVLSGDLVSPGTYQITSVTGTTDTGNGTNRPIAGIIAKNGFDGNDNKLLFTNGSYAFDVAGLSYLLNNGAQINLYFSDNEFLQRTGGGTVSQVSPITITAATPEPSSLALLGTGALGVIGAVRRRYNA from the coding sequence TTGCGCCTCCGTTCTCTCGCGGCTGCTTCAGCCATGCTCGTTTTCAGCCTTGCTGCCCATGCTGATTCCTTCAACTTTTCCTTTTCCGGCTCGACGTTCTCTGGTTCGGGCGTGCTCTCTGGCGATCTGGTCAGCCCCGGCACGTATCAGATCACGTCAGTAACAGGCACGACCGACACGGGCAACGGTACCAACCGTCCGATCGCTGGCATCATCGCCAAGAACGGCTTCGACGGCAATGACAATAAGCTGCTGTTCACCAATGGTAGCTACGCGTTCGATGTCGCCGGGCTCTCCTACTTGCTGAACAACGGAGCGCAGATCAACCTGTACTTCTCGGACAACGAGTTCCTGCAACGTACGGGTGGCGGCACCGTGTCGCAGGTCTCGCCGATCACCATTACCGCCGCGACTCCGGAGCCGTCCAGCCTGGCGCTGCTGGGAACGGGTGCGCTCGGTGTGATTGGCGCAGTGCGTCGCCGTTACAACGCCTAA
- a CDS encoding MBL fold metallo-hydrolase — MPNVARLLTTLFLLCLPAAIRAENRVTILNDAFGNRPNLQQDWGYSALIEFEGKRILFDTGDNIALFQRNVEALHVDLTHLDMVILTHAHGDHTSGLRYVLAKNPHVPIYAPADPYFTGTTLPPAFLTTDARPELPANMRYFGGNGTPTGRKGWVAWTDTNLTAVDHDVTIAPHIRLVSLVSDKPAFKDLREISLVLETPSGPVVFVGCSHPGIERILAAATAGGTGKPVVFLAGGLHLLMDTPQQVDATLTTLQQQYRVQTLAIGHCSGELTFLRARQMWGDHYRYAGLGETLTF; from the coding sequence ATGCCCAACGTTGCACGCCTTCTCACCACACTTTTCCTGCTCTGCCTCCCCGCCGCGATCCGGGCCGAAAACCGCGTCACCATCCTCAACGACGCCTTCGGCAACCGGCCCAACCTGCAGCAGGACTGGGGCTACTCCGCCCTCATCGAGTTCGAGGGCAAGCGCATCCTCTTCGACACCGGCGACAACATCGCCCTCTTCCAGCGCAACGTCGAGGCGCTCCACGTCGACCTCACCCACCTCGACATGGTCATCCTCACCCACGCGCACGGCGACCACACCTCCGGACTGCGCTACGTGCTCGCGAAGAACCCGCACGTCCCCATCTACGCCCCCGCCGACCCCTACTTCACGGGCACCACCCTACCTCCCGCCTTTCTCACCACAGACGCCAGGCCAGAACTGCCCGCAAACATGCGCTACTTCGGCGGCAACGGCACACCAACCGGCCGGAAGGGCTGGGTCGCCTGGACCGACACAAACCTCACCGCTGTCGATCATGACGTCACCATCGCGCCGCACATCCGGCTCGTCTCGCTCGTTTCCGACAAGCCCGCCTTCAAAGACCTGCGTGAAATCTCGCTCGTCCTCGAAACGCCGTCCGGCCCTGTTGTGTTCGTCGGCTGCTCGCATCCGGGCATCGAGCGCATCCTCGCCGCCGCGACCGCCGGTGGCACCGGCAAGCCGGTCGTATTCCTCGCCGGCGGCCTCCACCTGCTGATGGACACGCCGCAACAGGTTGACGCCACCCTCACCACGCTCCAGCAGCAATACCGCGTGCAGACGCTCGCCATCGGCCACTGCTCCGGCGAACTCACCTTCCTGCGCGCGCGCCAGATGTGGGGCGACCACTACCGCTACGCCGGGCTCGGCGAAACGCTCACCTTCTAG
- the galE gene encoding UDP-glucose 4-epimerase GalE, with protein MNVLVTGGAGYIGGTVAALLMEQGHTVTIVDSLVHAKANEVPKGANFVEADIADRPRLESLLNEMKPDGVLHFAALIEAGDSMRVPEVYFRNNTASTLSLLEAMHATGTQNLVFSSTAAVYGEPEAVPIPETARLAPTNPYGESKLLVEYMLKWFHQLHGLRYASLRYFNVAGALPHRGEAHEPETHIIPLILDVALGRRDKILIYGDDYDTPDGSCIRDYIHVADLADAHILALDALKRESRIICNLGNGTGFSVKEVIEAARKVTGKPIPAEIKPRRAGDPARLVASAEEARRILGWVPKTPEIDRILESAWQWHQQRYANR; from the coding sequence ATGAACGTCCTCGTCACCGGCGGTGCCGGCTACATCGGTGGAACTGTAGCCGCCCTCCTCATGGAACAGGGCCACACCGTCACCATCGTCGACAGCCTGGTCCACGCCAAGGCGAACGAAGTTCCCAAGGGCGCGAACTTCGTCGAGGCCGACATCGCCGACCGCCCTCGCCTCGAGTCGCTCCTGAACGAGATGAAGCCGGACGGCGTCCTCCATTTCGCCGCGCTGATCGAAGCCGGCGACAGCATGCGCGTGCCCGAGGTCTACTTCCGCAACAACACCGCCTCCACGCTCAGCCTGCTTGAGGCCATGCACGCGACCGGCACGCAAAACCTCGTCTTCAGCAGCACCGCCGCCGTCTACGGCGAACCCGAAGCCGTGCCCATCCCCGAAACCGCGCGCCTCGCCCCGACCAATCCCTACGGCGAATCCAAGCTGCTGGTCGAGTACATGCTGAAGTGGTTCCACCAACTGCACGGCCTGCGCTACGCCTCCCTGCGCTACTTCAACGTGGCCGGCGCGCTGCCGCACCGTGGCGAGGCCCACGAGCCCGAGACCCACATCATCCCGCTCATCCTTGACGTCGCCCTGGGCCGCCGCGACAAGATCCTCATCTACGGCGACGACTACGACACCCCCGACGGCTCCTGCATCCGCGACTACATCCACGTCGCCGACCTGGCCGACGCCCACATCCTCGCCCTCGACGCCCTCAAGCGCGAGAGCCGCATCATCTGCAATCTCGGCAACGGCACTGGCTTCAGCGTCAAGGAAGTGATCGAGGCCGCCCGCAAGGTCACCGGCAAGCCGATCCCGGCAGAGATCAAGCCCCGCCGCGCCGGCGACCCCGCCCGCCTCGTCGCCAGCGCCGAAGAAGCCCGCCGCATCCTCGGCTGGGTCCCAAAGACGCCCGAGATCGACCGCATCCTCGAATCCGCCTGGCAGTGGCATCAGCAGCGCTACGCTAACCGCTAA
- a CDS encoding UDP-glucose--hexose-1-phosphate uridylyltransferase has protein sequence MNQAMQSNSHRRWNPLRREWVLVSPHRTQRPWQGQTETPAAPAALQYDPTCYLCPGNTRAGGHITPQYKNTFVFDNDFAALREDGEPFDESLDATGLLRTQSEKGICRVLCFDPRHDLTLATMPVESIRRVVDVWAEQEADLAARPDIGYVQIFENRGAMMGASNPHPHGQIWATEHVPNDPLVESAAQADYFAQNGRALLLDVLAAELTAKERIVAENDTWVALVPFWAVWPFELLVIPRNPASNIRSLDPAARDGLAHMLNVVCAGYNRVFDTPFPYSMGFHGAPCQVPEPEIAASHPGWQLHAHFYPPLLRSATVRKFMVGFELLGSPQRDITPESAAETLRSAFGTATKG, from the coding sequence GTGAACCAGGCCATGCAATCCAACTCCCACCGCCGCTGGAACCCGCTGCGCCGCGAGTGGGTCCTCGTTTCGCCGCACCGCACGCAGCGCCCCTGGCAGGGCCAGACCGAGACGCCCGCCGCGCCCGCCGCTCTGCAGTACGACCCCACCTGCTACCTGTGCCCTGGCAACACCCGCGCTGGCGGCCACATCACCCCGCAGTACAAGAACACCTTCGTTTTCGACAACGACTTCGCCGCCCTGCGCGAAGACGGCGAGCCCTTTGACGAGTCGCTCGATGCAACCGGCCTGCTTCGCACGCAAAGCGAAAAAGGCATCTGCCGCGTCCTCTGCTTCGACCCGCGCCACGACCTCACCCTGGCCACCATGCCCGTCGAGTCCATCCGCCGCGTAGTCGACGTGTGGGCGGAGCAGGAAGCCGACCTCGCCGCGCGCCCGGACATCGGCTACGTGCAGATCTTCGAAAACCGCGGCGCCATGATGGGCGCCAGCAACCCGCACCCGCACGGCCAGATCTGGGCCACCGAACACGTTCCCAACGACCCGCTGGTCGAGTCCGCCGCGCAGGCCGACTACTTCGCGCAAAACGGCCGCGCACTCCTGCTCGATGTCCTCGCCGCCGAACTTACCGCGAAGGAACGCATCGTCGCCGAGAACGACACCTGGGTCGCCCTTGTCCCGTTCTGGGCCGTCTGGCCGTTCGAACTCCTCGTGATCCCGCGCAACCCTGCCAGCAACATCCGCTCGCTCGACCCTGCCGCCCGCGACGGCCTCGCCCACATGCTCAACGTCGTCTGCGCCGGCTACAACCGCGTCTTCGACACGCCATTCCCCTACAGCATGGGCTTCCACGGCGCACCCTGCCAGGTGCCGGAGCCCGAGATCGCCGCCTCCCACCCCGGCTGGCAGCTCCACGCCCACTTCTACCCGCCGCTGCTGCGCTCTGCCACCGTCCGCAAGTTTATGGTCGGCTTCGAACTGCTCGGCTCCCCACAACGCGACATCACGCCCGAAAGCGCCGCCGAAACCCTGCGCTCCGCCTTCGGCACCGCAACGAAAGGCTAA
- the galK gene encoding galactokinase, whose translation MTPETSSVLTASAPGRVNLIGEHTDYTGGLVLPMAIPFQTNVRIMPASDGQYTFHSSQFNENRTMSPDDRGPAVGNWSDYAVGVLRELQELGITPPPFHIAVDGNVPLGAGLSSSASIEVATAAVLLEHSGAQLPLPEIALLCQRAENRYVGSPCGIMDQFVITAATAGHALLLNTRDLSYQHLPMNSGDLAGCVVVVVNSMVRHTVTAGSDYAQRRRELEAGQQILRDRFGVPDLGGSTLDQLAQVQEEMSPESFRRCRHIISENARVRQAADAMKAGNATALGKLMTTAHASERDDFECSVEEVDFLVDTAVQQPGCFGARLTGGGFGGCTVNLVRAGDADTFIAAVRDAYQHRYNIAAQTFVCEAVAGAVERASAEGKQIAA comes from the coding sequence GTGACACCCGAGACCAGCTCCGTCCTCACCGCATCTGCGCCCGGCCGCGTCAATCTCATCGGCGAGCACACCGACTACACCGGCGGCCTGGTGCTGCCCATGGCCATCCCATTCCAGACGAACGTGCGCATCATGCCCGCGAGCGACGGCCAGTACACCTTCCATTCCTCGCAGTTCAACGAGAACCGCACCATGTCGCCCGACGATCGCGGCCCCGCCGTCGGCAACTGGAGCGACTACGCCGTCGGCGTCCTTCGCGAGTTGCAGGAGCTCGGCATCACGCCCCCGCCGTTCCACATCGCGGTCGACGGCAACGTCCCGCTCGGCGCTGGGCTCAGCTCCTCCGCCTCCATTGAAGTGGCCACCGCCGCTGTCCTGTTGGAGCACAGCGGCGCGCAACTGCCCCTGCCAGAGATCGCGCTGCTCTGCCAGCGCGCGGAGAACCGCTACGTCGGCTCGCCCTGCGGCATCATGGACCAGTTCGTCATCACCGCAGCCACGGCCGGCCACGCCCTGCTGCTCAACACGCGCGACCTTAGCTACCAGCACCTGCCCATGAACAGCGGCGACTTGGCGGGCTGCGTTGTCGTGGTCGTCAACAGCATGGTGCGCCACACTGTGACCGCCGGCAGCGACTACGCGCAGCGCCGCCGCGAACTCGAAGCCGGCCAGCAGATCCTGCGCGACCGCTTCGGCGTGCCCGACCTGGGCGGCTCCACCCTTGACCAGCTCGCGCAGGTGCAGGAGGAGATGTCTCCCGAGAGCTTCCGCCGCTGTCGCCACATCATCAGCGAAAATGCCCGTGTTCGGCAGGCCGCTGACGCTATGAAGGCAGGCAACGCCACCGCACTCGGCAAGCTGATGACCACAGCCCACGCCAGCGAGCGCGACGACTTCGAGTGCAGCGTCGAAGAAGTCGACTTCCTCGTCGACACCGCCGTCCAGCAGCCTGGCTGCTTCGGCGCGCGCCTCACTGGCGGCGGATTCGGCGGCTGCACCGTCAACCTCGTCCGCGCGGGCGACGCCGACACCTTCATCGCCGCAGTCCGCGACGCCTACCAGCATCGCTACAACATCGCCGCGCAGACCTTTGTCTGCGAGGCCGTCGCCGGTGCCGTGGAACGCGCCTCGGCCGAAGGCAAGCAGATCGCCGCCTGA